A region from the Cannabis sativa cultivar Pink pepper isolate KNU-18-1 chromosome 9, ASM2916894v1, whole genome shotgun sequence genome encodes:
- the LOC115723146 gene encoding uncharacterized protein LOC115723146 produces MFLLPALVVIIACNPEMEKAQRHKGEFPFSTEVSQLDEALKLLDSSLSLIKWRLKPSARTRLHMDVLALCTGMRPVIMVDYGGKMPELQERLCALLKLCQKESSIFQHLRVMIIEDMIYLVHIRGLAEHVQSSLNSEIQLLFVDLEQDPLKMISQPENNPLVMQFLSVQKLFAEIFLIDGMKSNCLSCPRTGEMLNVHYPVNDIMTLQSSYFIDLTSCLQDTQVTVPTLNGWLLGYPVVYAFGKEHISEAIRNLSTKSLHLFKISVCRNGSSTKGSEMEELLSFSVPYGLSTGGSNELWAKAYLGHMQMKWERCKQAWRSLRMDVSECNPQAIVL; encoded by the exons ATGTTTCTACTTCCAGCTTTGGTAGTAATCATTGCTTGTAATCCTGAAATGGAGAAGGCACAACGACACAAAGGCGAATTCCCATTCTCAACAGAAGTTTCTCAGTTGGACGAGGCTCTCAAGCTCTTGGattcttctctttctcttatCAAATGGCGCCTCAAACCTTCAGCAAGAACTCGACTCCATATGG ATGTTCTTGCATTATGCACTGGAATGAGACCAGTCATCATGGTAGACTATGGGGGAAAGATGCCTGAACTGCAAGAACGATTATGTGCACTTCTCAAACTTTGTCAAAAG gaGTCTAGCATTTTCCAACATTTGAGAGTAATGATCATAGAAGATATGATATATTTGGTACACATAAGAGGACTTGCTGAGCATGTTCAGTCAAGTTTGAACTCAGAAATACAGCTGCTCTTTGTGGACCTTGAACAAGATCCTCTAAAG ATGATATCTCAGCCTGAAAACAACCCTTTAGTGATGCAGTTTCTATCAGTTCAGAAGCTGTTCGCTGAGATATTTCTTATTGACGGAATGAAGAGTAATTGCTTGTCATGTCCCAGGACAGGTGAAATGCTGAATGTTCATTATCCTGTCAATGACATTATGACTTTGCAATCTTCATATTTTATTGATCTTACTAGTTGTCTGCAAGACACCCAGGTCACAGTACCAACTTTAAATGG ATGGCTTCTTGGGTATCCAGTAGTATATGCATTTGGCAAGGAGCATATTTCGGAGGCTATTCGTAATCTCTCCACCAAGTCTCTTCATCTTTTCAAAATATCTGTTTGTAG gAATGGTTCATCCACCAAGGGATCTGAGATGGAGGAATTGTTGAG TTTCTCAGTGCCGTATGGTCTAAGCACGGGTGGGAGCAATGAACTATGGGCAAAAGCGTATTTGGGTCATATGCAGATGAAGTGGGAAAGGTGCAAGCAAGCTTGGAGGTCTCTGCGGATGGATGTGAGTGAATGCAACCCACAAGCCATTGTGTTGTAA